From Amyelois transitella isolate CPQ chromosome 17, ilAmyTran1.1, whole genome shotgun sequence:
TCTCAAGATAGTGAAAATTCAACTAAATTACTTGACATGCAGACTATAGCACCTTCCAAGTTGGTACTGAAAGTAGGTGCTCAAGTAATGTTGCTAAAGAATATTAATGTTAATGCTGGACTAGTCAATGGTGCAAGAGGAGTGGTAGTTAGATTTGAAGAAGGGTTGCCGGTGGTAagatttaagaataaaaaagaatatactgCAAGAGCAGAACGGTGGTTTGTCAAGAATTCCAATGGATCTTTAATATGTCGTCGACAAGTGCCACTGAATTTAGCTTGGGCATTTTCAATACACAAGTCACAAGGACTAACCCTGGATTGTGTTGAGATGTCTCTgtccaaaatatttgaagcTGGTCAAGCATATGTAGCTCTCAGCAGAGCACAAAGTTTAGAAACACTGAGAGTTCTAGATTTTGACTCTAGACATGTTTGGGCAAATCCTAGTGTCCTGGAATTTTATCAGAAGTTTAGGCGTCGCATCCAACAAATGGAAATCATTCCACTGGGTAGGCCACTCGCTgataaaaccaataaaaaaggaaaattgaGAGAAATACTTGAGAAACAATTGAAACAGAGATAGAAATATCATTTTACTGACTATAATTATATGCGGTAAATTAGTACATGtggattttaattttcaagtcCAAGACTGAACCTATTTAATCATAatgtctaaaataaattataattcaaataaaagcatatttattgtacataatagggtatttttatttaaagaatattcCATAAGGATGAACAAAACATTGAATTAGTTTATCTAGATTCTATATCAGTGAGAATTTCAATCTGTTCTTCTAGAGTAGCATGTTTCTCCTGAAGGCACTTGACAATGTATTTCatattgtcaatattttgCTGCATATCCTTTTTACTTTGCGCTGACTGgtctaaattattttgaagtaTCTCAGCATTTCGCTTGTGCTGAGCTATTTGCTCTGAGAGTCTGGAATTCAAATGCTCTTGCTTTTTAATCTCCAGCCATAACCTCACTTCCAATGGTGTTTCATTTTTACACTTTAATGTGTCGGTGATGTAATTGTCAATTATTGGCTCCTTTAACCGACTTCTACAATTTTTGATGTCAGCGGCAATTTCTGCTTGAGTCATCTTACTCAGAATTTTATCAAGTTTGGTCTTGTGTTTTATCATAGGTGAATTCTGAAAGAAAATTGATTTGGTTACTAAATACATTCATTTAGTTTGAATGATATGATATCCCTTGTGAGTTGCAAGAACATtctaagtatacatacaatgtGCTCTACTAACTTTAAatacatgtttatttacatgtattataaacaaatgtgcattaaatattataaagtatataaataacctGCATTAAAACAAACGAGATTCATAAGGTTgtgaaaaattactttaagtcTTACCAATGGTGATTTGATAGTGCTAACAGCATTAAAGATGGTTGGCACAGCATTTTCTCTTAGTCTCCTTTgggaatcaaaatatttgttctcAAAATGCTTGGAACAGATCTTGCTTCTTGACCAATCCAACAtgctacatttattttttaatgcctGAAGCCACTTACTCCTCATCTCACTACTCGTAGGGCAACTgcaataaatttgaatgttaaattattgttttgaagGGATACAGAATATATTTCATGGTAAAGAAGTGATCTACCACAACAAAGTTACACAtgaatcaatcaatatattttttgtgaaaataggtacctacattgatgttacataatacatatttagtagtgttggatcctggattgggtgagtcaggtttttacacaaagcgactcccatctgaccttcaCAATCATTTTAGGTAAACCTGACCCACATTGGATTGATGGTTACATATGTagtgaatgtgcaggttttctcatgatattccctcactgtaagagcatTGGCATTGGCAAACtcatgtacataactttgaaaatagtcatggTACATGGCCAAGGTGGGTGGTGGGTGGCACCTTACCAATTTGAGCACTAATACTCCTTGAcgaacaaatattattatcctTAATTTAagatacaatttataattaatttattcattaagtGTATAATTGTGTAAGAATATGGAGGCTCTTTTTGTAACTGCATATATTGAAAAaggaatttattataaattagtcCAAGCAAATTCCTTTGTAAAAGTGCtgtatgaaattttgaatGGCAGATTTTAGAGCCATAAAGAGCTCTTGCACTGTGA
This genomic window contains:
- the LOC106134346 gene encoding uncharacterized protein LOC106134346, giving the protein MTKVYCAVSNCKINFHNKPPNLTFHSCPTSSEMRSKWLQALKNKCSMLDWSRSKICSKHFENKYFDSQRRLRENAVPTIFNAVSTIKSPLNSPMIKHKTKLDKILSKMTQAEIAADIKNCRSRLKEPIIDNYITDTLKCKNETPLEVRLWLEIKKQEHLNSRLSEQIAQHKRNAEILQNNLDQSAQSKKDMQQNIDNMKYIVKCLQEKHATLEEQIEILTDIESR